One genomic region from Streptomyces venezuelae encodes:
- a CDS encoding MarR family winged helix-turn-helix transcriptional regulator: MASTEDSETGGTAPGGAPGDAQSFARALRRTNGEINRLVHGFAAAQGLHPTDVQALSVVLDSPEPLTPGRLREHLGLTSGAVTACLDRLERAGHIRRSRESADRRVVHVHYVDGAKAAARSYFMPLAQAAERARLRFDAEELAAAVRFLEALNEELGDLRVPRR; this comes from the coding sequence GTGGCCAGTACAGAGGATTCCGAGACCGGTGGAACCGCGCCCGGGGGCGCGCCGGGTGACGCGCAGAGTTTCGCCCGGGCGCTGCGGCGCACGAACGGCGAGATCAACCGGCTGGTGCACGGTTTCGCGGCCGCGCAGGGACTGCATCCCACGGACGTGCAGGCGCTCTCGGTCGTCCTGGACAGCCCTGAGCCGCTGACACCGGGCCGTCTGAGGGAGCACCTGGGGTTGACCTCGGGAGCGGTCACGGCCTGTCTCGACCGGCTCGAACGGGCCGGGCACATCCGGCGCTCCCGGGAGAGCGCCGATCGCAGGGTCGTCCACGTGCACTACGTGGACGGTGCGAAGGCCGCCGCACGCAGCTACTTCATGCCGCTGGCGCAGGCGGCGGAGCGGGCCCGGCTGCGGTTCGACGCCGAGGAGCTCGCCGCGGCCGTGCGTTTCCTGGAAGCGCTCAACGAGGAACTCGGCGACCTGCGCGTCCCACGCCGCTGA